A single window of Salvia splendens isolate huo1 chromosome 8, SspV2, whole genome shotgun sequence DNA harbors:
- the LOC121743001 gene encoding eukaryotic translation initiation factor 4B3-like: MAATVKTAWAKPGAWALDAEENETELLQQQKEDTSAAATNGHSETADFPSLAAAKTKKKKKQVLSLQEFTTYSAAKPAAFQAKGLTTDELMALPTGPRERTAEEIDRNKLGGGFRSYGGGMRDEQPRRQGSFNRESNHELAPSRADETDNWATGKMSPASGGFERRDRGERGGFFADSLSRADEVDNWASNKSFAPSEPRRYERRGSFGLESSNGGADSGSWEKRRGEEGPRMGGAFDSLRERRGGQEGAESESWGRRREDMSAGSRPRLNLQPRTMPVIEIAAPEKPKAEIASPVAVTVRPKGSNPFGEARPREEVLKEKGQDWKEIEEKLESTKIKEVVSDGPDPPRKNFWSGRERRQEEKIERAWRKPESADSYPQSTDESANGPAEKSENGHAEEADGGESPASDAKGV, translated from the exons ATGGCGGCGACGGTGAAGACGGCGTGGGCGAAGCCAGGCGCGTGGGCCCTGGACGCGGAGGAGAACGAGACGGAGCTCCTCCAGCAACAGAAGGAAGATACGTCGGCCGCGGCGACTAATGGCCACTCCGAGACGGCGGATTTCCCGTCTCTGGCGGCGGCGAagactaagaagaagaagaagcaggttCTCTCGCTCCAGGAATTCACGACCTACAGCGCGGCGAAGCCGGCGGCGTTCCAGGCTAAGGGATTGACGACGGACGAGTTGATGGCTCTCCCGACGGGTCCGCGCGAGCGAACGGCGGAGGAGATCGATCGGAACAAGCTAGGAGGGGGATTCAGATCCTATGGCGGCGGAATGAGGGATGAGCAGCCCCGGCGCCAGGGGAGCTTCAATCGAGAGTCGAATCATGAATTGGCGCCGTCTAGGGCTGATGAGACTGATAATTGGGCGACGGGGAAGATGTCTCCTGCTAGTGGTGGGTTTGAGAGGAGGGATAGAGGGGAAAGAGGGGGTTTCTTCGCTGATTCGCTATCGCGAGCGGACGAGGTTGATAATTGGGCGTCGAATAAGAGTTTTGCCCCTTCTGAGCCTAGGAGGTATGAGCGGAGGGGAAGCTTTGGATTGGAATCAAGCAATGGTGGCGCGGATTCAGGAAGTTGGGAAAAGAGAAGAGGAGAGGAAGGGCCGAGGATGGGCGGCGCATTCGATAGTTTGAGGGAGAGGAGAGGGGGGCAGGAAGGGGCGGAATCGGAGAGCTGGGGTAGGAGAAGAGAGGATATGAGTGCTGGTAGTAGGCCTAGATTGAATTTACAGCCTAGAACAATGCCGGTGATTGAGATTGCTGCTCCAGAGAAGCCTAAGGCCGAGATTGCTTCTCCGGTTGCTGTTACCGTGAGGCCAAAAGGGAGCAATCCATTTGGTGAGGCGAGGCCGAGAGAGGAGGTGTTGAAAGAGAAGGGCCAAGATTGGAAGGAGATTGAGGAAAAGCTCGAGTCTACCAAGATTAAGGAGGTGGTTTCTGATGGACCGGATCCTCCTAGGAAGAACTTTTGGAGTGGGAGAGAGAGGCGGCAGGAAGAGAAGATTGAGAGGGCTTGGAGAAAGCCAGAATCTGCTGATTCCTACCCCCAGAG TACTGATGAGTCTGCCAACGGGCCTGCTGAGAAATCCGAAAATGGACATGCTGAAGAGGCTGATGGGGGAGAGTCACCGGCCTCTGACGCTAAGGGAGTGTGA
- the LOC121745884 gene encoding uncharacterized protein LOC121745884 translates to MASYHWVGEKAIPFLKKDPNMGAIKLQNELQEKYVTTIHYSTIYAGMQIASEKFYGTWEDSFGNLFNFKAMVELKIPGSVVEIGLKETEDGVYFQRFFCCFKPSINGFLNGCRPYLSVDATALNGRWNGQLASATALDGNNWIFPLAFGLFESETNEEWIWFMEQLKRAIGSPPHLAICSDACKGLENALKAVFPLAENRECFIHLMKNFSKRFQGPIFGNMYPAARTFCPIYHEKLMHKMYEANDRVQPFLETYHSLLWMRSKFFEDIKCDYITNNIAEVWNNWVKDLKDLPIAELVDSLRSKFIELYARRRDIGERLEGHTMLPNVVRHLNVLSRQLGNL, encoded by the coding sequence ATGGCATCGTATCATTGGGTTGGAGAAAAGGCAATTCCTTTTTTAAAGAAAGATCCAAACATGGGAGCAATTAAGTTGCAAAATGAGTTGCAGGAGAAGTATGTCACCACAATTCATTATTCTACTATATATGCCGGTATGCAGATTGCAAGTGAAAAATTTTATGGAACATGGGAGGACAGTTTTGGGAATTTGTTTAACTTTAAGGCAATGGTTGAGCTTAAAATTCCAGGGAGTGTGGTTGAGATAGGGTTGAAAGAGACTGAAGACGGGGTGTACTTTCAAAGATTTTTTTGTTGCTTCAAACCAAGTATCAATGGCTTCCTAAATGGGTGTAGGCCATATTTAAGTGTAGATGCAACGGCTCTTAATGGTAGATGGAATGGACAGCTAGCTTCAGCTACTGCATTAGATGGGAACAACTGGATATTTCCACTTGCTTTTGGGTTGTTTGAAAGTGAGACCAATGAAGAATGGATTTGGTTTATGGAGCAGCTAAAGAGGGCAATTGGAAGTCCACCTCATTTAGCTATTTGCTCAGATGCATGCAAGGGGTTGGAGAATGCTTTGAAGGCGGTGTTTCCATTGGCAGAAAATAGAGAGTGTTTTATCCACTTGATGAAGAATTTTTCTAAGAGGTTTCAAGGTCCGATTTTTGGAAACATGTATCCAGCAGCTAGGACATTTTGTCCAATTTATCATGAAAAACTAATGCACAAGATGTACGAAGCAAATGATAGGGTGCAACCATTCTTAGAGACATATCACAGCCTGCTTTGGATGAGGAGCAAATTTTTCGAAGATATCAAATGTGACTATATTACAAACAATATTGCAGAAGTGTGGAACAATTGGGTAAAGGACCTTAAGGACCTTCCAATAGCCGAGCTAGTTGACAGTCTGAGATCAAAGTTCATAGAGCTCTATGCAAGGAGGAGAGATATAGGTGAAAGATTGGAAGGCCACACCATGCTTCCAAATGTTGTTCGCCATCTCAATGTTCTTAGTAGACAATTGGGCAACTTGTAG
- the LOC121745885 gene encoding protein FAR1-RELATED SEQUENCE 5-like, whose protein sequence is MEMSDIDQAAVIPDCRPELQPYVGQVFQTVEDGISFYEAYAKYCRFDTRRFGHKYAHGVKTWQTIVCSRQGEKMDADEDGSSTKRRRHSSRCQCNAKLTMKYINDSDSPRYVVSNFVAQHNHDMVDTKHVRYMKSNRNLGDIHYKFLQDCTKANIGPTQTFNLLKEFLGGYDAVGYTVTDLRNGKRGILQEVKGADVQMILNQMEEKKKTSDGFHYKFQQGSDGKLSSLFWCDAVSRQNYKMFGDIVSFDTTYSTNRYCMVFGPFTGKDNHGCPVTFGAGFVSNEGADSFSWLLSEFVECMGFAPKLIITDQDWGMKLAIERVLTSTRHRWCMWHIMMKLPEKVPKRILANEELKKDLDSCIWSELLEPEEFEETWLTIMDQYGLQNESWFTNMFTQREYWIPAYFRDFPMGSLLKTTSFSESENNFFKRYTKPHFNLADFVMHYNSALDAQRNLSERLDFVDATKVPFLSTELLFENHAAYIYTNRIFQQVQNEIVEAHQRCRMTHFEMEDNTEIYTITDSLRNKVVVRHEVGTESYHCDFSLIDRKRVVTAKLHSLYFRLVQRAQSNDDDIVALFDGMEELNQELFGGTVPSWSSMDKAQRIEGLYGASRPSVVNVHPPDVVSTKGSGSSSGKRIASATEKAIILQNKPKRRCAKCREMGHHDARNCGREKGKSKM, encoded by the exons ATGGAAATGTCTGACATAGATCAAG CTGCAGTTATTCCAGATTGCAGGCCCGAGCTGCAACCGTACGTTGGTCAGGTGTTTCAAACAGTAGAAGAtggaatttccttttatgaagCATATGCCAAATACTGCCGGTTTGATACTCGAAGATTTGGACACAAATACGCACATGGTGTCAAAACCTGGCAGACCATTGTGTGCAGCAGGCAAGGTGAAAAAATGGATGCTGACGAAGACGGTAGCTCTACCAAACGTAGACGCCATTCTAGCAGATGTCAATGCAATGCGAAACTTACGATGAAGTATATAAACGATTCCGACAGTCCTCGATACGTTGTCAGCAACTTTGTAGCCCAACATAATCATGATATGGTCGATACAAAGCACGTCAGATACATGAAATCCAACCGTAACCTTGGGGATATCCATTATAAATTCCTGCAGGACTGCACAAAAGCCAACATTGGACCTACACAGACTTTCAATTTATTGAAAGAGTTCCTAGGTGGCTATGATGCTGTGGGTTACACTGTTACTGATTTACGGAACGGCAAACGCGGCATATTGCAAGAAGTGAAAGGCGCTGATGTCCAGATGATTTTAAATCAaatggaggagaagaagaaaaccAGTGACGGTTTCCATTACAAATTCCAGCAAGGTAGTGACGGAAAGTTAAGTAGTCTTTTTTGGTGTGACGCTGTGTCCCGACAGAACTACAAGATGTTCGGTGACATTGTATCCTTTGATACTACGTACTCAACAAACAG GTATTGCATGGTGTTTGGGCCATTCACTGGAAAAGACAACCACGGATGCCCTGTTACGTTTGGTGCCGGGTTCGTTTCAAATGAGGGAGCCGACTCATTCTCTTGGTTGCTTAGTGAGTTTGTAGAATGTATGGGGTTCGCGCCCAAGTTGATAATAACTGACCAGGATTGGGGGATGAAACTTGCCATAGAACGTGTGCTAACTAGTACTAGGCATCGGTGGTGCATGTGGCACATCATGATGAAGCTTCCTGAAAAGGTACCCAAAAGAATACTTGCCAACgaagagttgaagaaggatttgGACTCTTGTATATGGTCTGAATTGTTGGAGCCAGAGGAATTCGAAGAAACTTGGCTGACCATTATGGACCAATATGGTTTACAAAATGAATCCTGGTTCACAAATATGTTCACACAACGAGAGTATTGGATTCCAGCATATTTTAGGGATTTCCCAATGGGGTCGCTGTTGAAGACAACATCATTCTCTGAGTCCGAGAACAACTTTTTCAAAAGGTACACAAAACCCCACTTCAATCTTGCTGACTTTGTGATGCACTACAACAGCGCGTTAGATGCTCAACGTAACCTATCAGAAAGGCTCGATTTCGTTGATGCTACAAAAGTCCCCTTCCTCTCAACGGAGCTCTTATTTGAGAACCACGCAGCATATATTTATACAAATCGCATCTTTCAGCAAGTTCAAAATGAGATCGTCGAGGCTCATCAACGTTGCAGAATGACTCACTTCGAGATGGAAGATAATACTGAGATTTACACAATAACGGACAGCCTTCGAAATAAAGTTGTTGTCCGCCACGAAGTTGGCACCGAATCGTACCACTGTGATT TTTCACTAATTGATCGCAAGCGAGTTGTAACAGCCAAACTGCATTCACTATACTTTCGCTTAGTCCAACGAGCACAGAGCAATGACGATGACATTGTTGCATTATTCGACGGAATGGAAGAACTTAATCAAGAACTCTTTGGGGGTACAGTACCTTCATGGTCTTCCATGGATAAAGCACAGAGGATTGAGGGTCTGTACGGGGCATCTCGACCGAGTGTTGTTAACGTGCACCCTCCCGATGTAGTGAGTACAAAGGGATCTGGCAGCAGTTCTGGAAAGCGAATTGCGTCAGCAACTGAGAAGGCCATCATACTACAGAATAAACCTAAGAGGCGATGTGCAAAGTGTCGAGAAATGGGCCATCACGATGCAAGGAATTGTGGTAGGGAGAAAGGAAAATCTAAAATGTAG